The DNA sequence CCCGGGTGTCGTAGACATAGCTGGTGGCGGTGTGGGAAAGGGTATAGGTGTCGCCGGCCGGGACTTTTTCGTAGAACACGTCGAATTCCTTGGCGGTGGCCTTGGTTTCTTCGAGGGTGCCGTACAGCGCGACAAAGCTTGGATCGAAGGTCTTGACGTAGGCGTCGAGAATTTCCGGGGTGTCGCGTTCCGGGTCGAGGGTGATGAACACCACTTGCAGGATGTCGCCGTCCTTGCCCATCAGCTTCTTGATTTTCGCGGCGCGGGCCAGCGTCGTCGGGCAGATCGCCGGGCACTGGGTGAAGCCGAAGAAGATCATCGGCATCAGGCCGCGAAAGCTCGACAGCGACACGGTGTTGCCTTCGGTGTCCTTGAGCTTGAAGGTGCGTCCGAGGATCTTGTCGCTCAGATCCTTGCCGTACTTGTACGACAGTT is a window from the Pseudomonas gozinkensis genome containing:
- a CDS encoding SCO family protein, whose product is MTALLTRRKVLAGMGVLGLGLLAGCDTRGELSYKYGKDLSDKILGRTFKLKDTEGNTVSLSSFRGLMPMIFFGFTQCPAICPTTLARAAKIKKLMGKDGDILQVVFITLDPERDTPEILDAYVKTFDPSFVALYGTLEETKATAKEFDVFYEKVPAGDTYTLSHTATSYVYDTRGNLRVGLSQSLSAQECTEDLLTVMEVC